CTGTGCGAGCTGAAGGTCGACGGCCTCGCGGTCAACCTCACCTACGAGCACGGGCGGCTGACCCGCGCCGCCACCCGCGGCGACGGCCGCACCGGCGAGGACATCACGCCCAACGTCCGGACGATCGCCGACATCCCGGAGCGCCTCCGGGGCGACCGCATCCCGGACCTGGTGGAGATCCGCGGCGAGGTCTACTTCCCGATGGAGGCCTTCGAAGGGCTCAACGCCCGCCTGGTGGAGGCCGGTGACAAGCCCTTCGCCAACCCGCGCAACGCCGCCGCCGGTTCGCTCCGGCAGAAGGACCCGAAGGTCACCGCCTCCCGGCCGCTCCACATGGTGGTGCACGGCATCGGCGCCCGCGAGGGCTTCGAGATCTCCCGGCTCTCGGAGGCGTACGAGCTGCTGCGCGAGTGGGGCCTGCCCACCGCCCGGCACAACAAGGTCGTCGACTCGCTCGACGGCGTACGGGAGTTCATCGCGTACTACGGCGAGAACCGGCACTCGGTGGAGCACGAGATCGACGGGGTCGTCGTCAAGCTCGACGAGATCCCGCTCCAGGGCCGGCTCGGCTCCACCGCGCGCGCCCCGCGCTGGGCGATCGCCTGGAAGTACGCGCCGGAGGAGGTCAACACCAAGCTGGTCGACATCAAGGTCGGCGTCGGCCGCACCGGCCGCGTCACGCCGTACGCGCAGGTCGAGCCGGTGACCGTGGCCGGCTCAGAGGTCGAGTTCGCGACCCTCCACAACCAGGAGGTCGTGAAGGCCAAGGGCGTGCTCATCGGCGACACCGTCGTGCTGCGCAAGGCCGGCGACGTCATCCCCGAGATCCTCGGGCCGGTCGCCGACCTGCGGGACGGCACCGAGCGGGAGTTCGTGATGCCCGCCGAGTGCCCGGAGTGCGGGACGGCGCTGAAGCCGATGAAGGAGGGCGACATCGACCTCCGCTGCCCGAACGCCCGGACGTGCCCGGCCCAGCTGCGTGAACGTCTCTTCTTCCTCGCCGGGCGCCAGTGCCTCGACATCGAGAACTTCGGCGCCGTGGCCGCCGCCGCCCTCACCCGGCCCCTGGAGCCGGCCGAGCCGCCGCTCGTCGACGAGGGCGACCTCTTCGACCTCACCATCGAGCAGCTGCTCCCGATCAAGGCGTACGTCCTCGACCCGGACAGCGGGCTGCCCAAGCGGGACCCGAAGACCGGCGAGGAGAAGATCGTCACGGTCTTCGCCAACCAGAAGGGCGAGCCGAAGAAGAACGCGCTCGCGATGCTGGAGAACATCGCGGCGGCGAAGACCCGCCCGCTCGCCCGCTTCATCAACGGGCTCTCCATCCGGCACGTGGGCCCGGTCGCGGCCGAGGCGCTGGCCCGCGAGTTCCGCTCCCTGGAGCGGATCGAGCAGGCGAGCGAGGAGGAGCTGGCGGCCGTCGACGGGGTCGGCGGGATCATCGCGGCCGCCGTGAAGCAGTGGTTCTCCGAGGAGTGGCACCGCGAGATCGTGCGCAAGTGGCGCGCCGCCGGGGTCTCCCTGGAGGACGAGGGCGCCGGAGAGGACGAGGGCCCGCGTCCGCTGGAAGGTCTGACGGTCGTGGTCACCGGCACCCTGGAGAAGTTCACCAGGGATGGCGCAAAAGAGTCGCTCCAGCGGCTCGGAGCGAAGGTGACCGGTTCCGTTTCGAAGAAGACCAGCTTCGTGGTGGTCGGTGAAAACCCTGGTTCGAAGTACGACAAGGCGATGCAGCTGAAGGTTCCGGTTCTGGACGAGGAAGGCTTCTCCGTCCTGCTCGAACAGGGGCCCGACGCGGCTCGGGAGGCCGCGGTGCCCGTCGCCGAGTAACCCCCGCGCACCCCGCGGAAGCTCACCCGTTCGGCGCATACCAGATCGTTACGGGTGGGCTGGTCGCATTCGGGCAAGAGAGGGAGAGCGCTGCCCGTCGGAGCCCTCGGCGGCCTAGTGTGGTGACCGTGCGTCCAGTCCTGCACGCCCGCGCGAGGGCTCTGCCGGTCATGGCGTCAGGACAACGGCCCCGTGCCTCCGGGAACGGCCGCCCGACAGCGGCCGCCCGCCGGACGACGGACGGGACCGGACGACGTACGGCCGCGCCCACCGCGGCCCATCGCACACCGACGGCACCGCCGCCTGTGAGAGGGACGGGAATGGAACCGACCGAGAGCGCCGCCCCGGTCCCACGGCCGCACGGCCGTGTGGTGCCCCTGGGCTTCCCCTCCCGGCTGCCCGCAGCCGTGGTGGGCATCGCCGCCGTCGTGCTCGTCGCCGGGCTCCAGCAAGCCCTGAGCGGCGGCCACGGCCTCTTCCCCGGCGGCGTCGCCGGCTGGTCCCTCGCCGTCCTCACCGGCCTCATCGTCGGCCACCTGGTCGCCCTCGGCCGGGACCGCTGGTGGGGCGGCACCGGCTCCGGCGCCGCCCTCACCCTCGCCGTCCTCCTGCTGTACGGCTGGGTGCCCGCAGGACTCGTCTCGCTGACCGTCGTCGCCATCGTCGGCGCCACCCGCAGGCACCGCTGGCGCCAGGGCCTGCTGCACGGCGCCGCCGACGTCCTCGGGGTCGGCGCCGCCGCCCTCGTCCTCGCCCTCTTCGGAGACGTACCGACCGTCGAACAGCCCTGGCAGCCCCTCGACTGGACGATCGGGGACCTCCCGGAAGTCGTCCTCGCCGCCGGCACCTACCTCGTGGTCACCCGCCTCCTCCTGTGGTACACGCTCGCCCCCCAGGGCGGCGGACTGCCCACCATCGCCCGCACCGCCCTCCTGAGGCAGGGCCTCGTCGCCGTCGCCCTGCTCGGCATCACCCCGCTCATCTGCGTCGTCGCCGCCACCCGGCCGGTCGTCCTGCCGCTCTTCGCCGTCCCCCTCATCGCCCTCGACTCCACCCTCTGGATCGCCCGCGCCCGCGCCGAGGAACAGCTCCGCGACGGGCTCACCGGGCTCCCCAACCGCCAGTGGCTCCTGGAGCGGGCCTGGACCGCCCTGGAGGAGGCCGAGGGCCAGGGAGCCCGCGCCGCCCTCGTCCTGATCGACCTCGACCGCTTCCGCTCGGTCAACGACACCCTCGGTCACCTCGCCGGCGACCGGCTGCTCCTCCAGGTCGCCGAACGGCTCCGCCTCGCCCTGCCCCGCGGCGCCGAGGCCGCCAGGCTCGGCGGCGACGAGTTCGCCGTCCTGCTGCCCACCGCCGACTCCACCACCAGCGCCCAGCGGGTCGCCCGCCACCTCGTCGCCGAGCTCTCCTCCCCGCTCGACCTCGACGGGCTCACCCTCGTCCTGGAGGCCAGCGCCGGCGTCGCCGTCTTCCCCGACCACGCCCTCGACGCCGAGGGCCTGCTGCGCCGCGCCGACGTCGCCATGTACCAGGCCAAGCGCGACCGCACCGGCGTCGAGGTCTACGAGTCCAAGCGCGACTCCAACACCCCCGACCGGCTCGGCCTCCTCGGCGACCTCCGCCGCGCCCTCGACGCCGGCGAGGTCGAACTCCACTACCAGCCCAAGGTCCGCTTCGACGGCCAGGTCGCCGGCCTCGAAGCCCTCGTCCGCTGGGTCCACCCCGAGCGCGGCAAGGTCCCGCCGGACGAGTTCATCGCCATCGCCGAGTCCTCCGGCCTGATGCCGCACCTCACCGAGTACGTCCTGGAGACCGCGCTCGCCCAGGTCGCCCGCTGGCGCGCCCAGGGCCTCAACGTCCCCGTCGCCGTCAACGTCTCGCCCCGCGACGTCCACACCCCCGGCTTCGCCGGCGCCGTCGCCGCCCGCCTCGCCCGCCACGGCGTCCCGGCCGGCGCCCTCCAGCTGGAGATAACGGAGCACGTGCTCCTGGAGGACCCCCAGCGGGCCGCCGACACGCTGAACGGGCTCACCGGCCACGGCGTGAAGATGTCCCTCGACGACTTCGGCACCGGCTACTCCTCCCTCGTCCATCTGCGCCGGTTGCCCGTCAGCGAACTGAAGATCGACCGCTCGTTCGTGGCCCGGCTCGCCGTCGACACCGAGGACGCCGAGATCGTCCGCTGCACCGTCGACCTCGCCCACTCCCTCGGCCTCCTCGTCGTCGCCGAGGGCGTCGAGGACGACGAGACCTGGGAGCGCCTGCGCGACCTGGGCTGCGACGCCGTCCAGGGCTGGCTGGTCGCCGCCGCGATGCCGCCCGGCGAGGCCACCGCCTGGCTCCTGGCCCGCGGCGAGCACGGCTGGCGCCGCCCCGCCGACATCGCCGCCGAGGTCGACCTGGACCACCCTTCGGGCCACGTCGTGCAGTGACCCCCGCCCCTCCTGGGGCAAACCGTTTAACGGGCAGCGGTACCGGCCCCATAGGATTGGGCCAACACCATCTAACTCACCCCGTGAGGATCCGCATGCCTGGCATCACGCGCGAGGAGGTCGCCCACCTCGCACGGCTGGCGCGTCTGGAGCTGAAGGGCGAAGAACTCGATCACTTCGCCGGCCAGCTCGACGACATCATCGGCGCGGTCGCCCGCGTCTCCGAGGTCGCCGACCAAGACGTACCGCCGACCTCCCACCCGCTGCCGCTGACCAATGTCATGCGCGCGGACGAGGTCCGTCCGTCGCTCACCCCCGAGCAGGCGCTCTCCGGCGCCCCGGCCCAGGAGCAGCAGCGTTTCAAGGTGCCGCAGATCCTGGGGGAGGACTAAGAAGTCATGACGGACAACACCATCATCAAGCTCACCGCGGCCGAGATCGCCGGGAAGATCGCCGCCGGCGAGCTGACCGCCGTCGAGGTCACCGAGGCCCACCTCGCCCGCATCGAGGCCGTCGACGAGAAGGTCCACGCCTTCCTGCACGTCGACCGCGAGGGCGCCCTCGCCCAGGCCCGTGCCGTCGACGAGAAGCGCGCCCGGGGCGAGAAGCTCGGCCCGCTCGCCGGTGTGCCGCTCGCGCTCAAGGACATCTTCACCACCGTCGGCATGCCGACCACCGTGGGCTCGAAGATCCTCGAGGGCTGGATCCCGCCGTACGACGCGACCCTGGTCAAGAACCTGAAGGCCGCCGACGTCGTCATCCTCGGCAAGACCAACATGGACGAGTTCGCGATGGGCTCCTCCACGGAGAACAGCGCCTACGGCCCGACCGGCAACCCCTGGGACCTCACCCGGA
The DNA window shown above is from Streptomyces vietnamensis and carries:
- the ligA gene encoding NAD-dependent DNA ligase LigA, which codes for MAVEQGALPVEAREKHAELAEQVEEHRFRYYVKDQPVISDGEFDKLLRALEALEEEYPELRTPDSPTQKVAGQYETEFTAVQHRERMLSLDNAFDEEELATWAERVARDVGTTDYHYLCELKVDGLAVNLTYEHGRLTRAATRGDGRTGEDITPNVRTIADIPERLRGDRIPDLVEIRGEVYFPMEAFEGLNARLVEAGDKPFANPRNAAAGSLRQKDPKVTASRPLHMVVHGIGAREGFEISRLSEAYELLREWGLPTARHNKVVDSLDGVREFIAYYGENRHSVEHEIDGVVVKLDEIPLQGRLGSTARAPRWAIAWKYAPEEVNTKLVDIKVGVGRTGRVTPYAQVEPVTVAGSEVEFATLHNQEVVKAKGVLIGDTVVLRKAGDVIPEILGPVADLRDGTEREFVMPAECPECGTALKPMKEGDIDLRCPNARTCPAQLRERLFFLAGRQCLDIENFGAVAAAALTRPLEPAEPPLVDEGDLFDLTIEQLLPIKAYVLDPDSGLPKRDPKTGEEKIVTVFANQKGEPKKNALAMLENIAAAKTRPLARFINGLSIRHVGPVAAEALAREFRSLERIEQASEEELAAVDGVGGIIAAAVKQWFSEEWHREIVRKWRAAGVSLEDEGAGEDEGPRPLEGLTVVVTGTLEKFTRDGAKESLQRLGAKVTGSVSKKTSFVVVGENPGSKYDKAMQLKVPVLDEEGFSVLLEQGPDAAREAAVPVAE
- a CDS encoding putative bifunctional diguanylate cyclase/phosphodiesterase; amino-acid sequence: MEPTESAAPVPRPHGRVVPLGFPSRLPAAVVGIAAVVLVAGLQQALSGGHGLFPGGVAGWSLAVLTGLIVGHLVALGRDRWWGGTGSGAALTLAVLLLYGWVPAGLVSLTVVAIVGATRRHRWRQGLLHGAADVLGVGAAALVLALFGDVPTVEQPWQPLDWTIGDLPEVVLAAGTYLVVTRLLLWYTLAPQGGGLPTIARTALLRQGLVAVALLGITPLICVVAATRPVVLPLFAVPLIALDSTLWIARARAEEQLRDGLTGLPNRQWLLERAWTALEEAEGQGARAALVLIDLDRFRSVNDTLGHLAGDRLLLQVAERLRLALPRGAEAARLGGDEFAVLLPTADSTTSAQRVARHLVAELSSPLDLDGLTLVLEASAGVAVFPDHALDAEGLLRRADVAMYQAKRDRTGVEVYESKRDSNTPDRLGLLGDLRRALDAGEVELHYQPKVRFDGQVAGLEALVRWVHPERGKVPPDEFIAIAESSGLMPHLTEYVLETALAQVARWRAQGLNVPVAVNVSPRDVHTPGFAGAVAARLARHGVPAGALQLEITEHVLLEDPQRAADTLNGLTGHGVKMSLDDFGTGYSSLVHLRRLPVSELKIDRSFVARLAVDTEDAEIVRCTVDLAHSLGLLVVAEGVEDDETWERLRDLGCDAVQGWLVAAAMPPGEATAWLLARGEHGWRRPADIAAEVDLDHPSGHVVQ
- the gatC gene encoding Asp-tRNA(Asn)/Glu-tRNA(Gln) amidotransferase subunit GatC, coding for MPGITREEVAHLARLARLELKGEELDHFAGQLDDIIGAVARVSEVADQDVPPTSHPLPLTNVMRADEVRPSLTPEQALSGAPAQEQQRFKVPQILGED